The genomic interval CCACAGGAAGCGCAGCGGCACACGCGTCTGCTCCAGCGCCCCGACCCAGCGCTGGCGATGCTGCTGGCGCTCGTGCTGATACTGCATGAGGCGGTGATAGTTCCGAACGCCGTCGCGCCGGGTGATGGACTGCCAGTGCTGCCGGAGTTCTTCCTCGCCAATCGGATGCTGGCGCGAGAAGATCGAGGCGAAGTTACGGCGGAACGTCGACTCGGTGACGAACGCGTTCACCACAGGCCCCAGGACGCGGTGGGCCAGCAGTTTCTGGATCCGTAGCGGGCGATACACCTCGGGATAGAGGCCGCCGTTCATCAGCACCACTCCCTCGATGCGCGCCGCAGAACGGCCCTCGGCGAGGCGTGCCAGCAGTTCCTGGGCGACGGTGACGCCGTAATCGTGGGCAACCAGCACGGTGCTGGAGATGTCAAGGCGGCGCCACAGTTGCTCCGTTACGGAAGCCTGATCAAAGAGGCTGTAGGACTGCGCGGGCTTGTCGGAATCGCCAAAGCCCAGAAAGTCGAACAGCAACAGGCGGCGATGCGCCTGGAGCAGCTCCGCCACCGGCGCCCAGTCCCAGGAACAGGTGGGGAAACCGTGCAGGAAGGTGACCCATGGGCCCGAGCCCTGGCGACGGCAGAAGACCTCGTAGCCGCGTGTGCCGCCGCTGCCGGCGGGAAACCACACCGGGATGCGGCTGCCGGAAGCGAACCACTGGTCGAGCGTGAGGGTCATGGTGATTCGCCGGCTGCCCGTTGCCCGGTGACATCGGAGGTCGCGGGGATTTCTCGGGATG from Terriglobales bacterium carries:
- a CDS encoding alpha/beta hydrolase, with product MTLTLDQWFASGSRIPVWFPAGSGGTRGYEVFCRRQGSGPWVTFLHGFPTCSWDWAPVAELLQAHRRLLLFDFLGFGDSDKPAQSYSLFDQASVTEQLWRRLDISSTVLVAHDYGVTVAQELLARLAEGRSAARIEGVVLMNGGLYPEVYRPLRIQKLLAHRVLGPVVNAFVTESTFRRNFASIFSRQHPIGEEELRQHWQSITRRDGVRNYHRLMQYQHERQQHRQRWVGALEQTRVPLRFLWGMEDLVSGAHVAQLIRQRLPQAEFVALEDVGHYPQLEIPDVVAERIAAPFHGS